TCCATGTGGTGTTTAAATCCACATCATCTAATCCGACCCCTTCTGGGTCGGCCCTCTTCACTGCTCCTCCTCTTTTCCTTATCCCGCATTACTTCATTAAAGAAACCCTGAATCGCGGGGCGTTGGGTCTTGTCCCTGTAGCCTTTCTTTAGGAGATCCATGCTAATGGGTCCTATCGTCGCCTCCAGTCCATTTCGTTCCCCATTATAGGAAGAACAGTCCAATATGGTGTGCTCCACACTGTCGTCAGTTTCTCCGCAGCTCCTGCAAACGGGGGTGTCCACTTTACCCATTTTCGCCAGGTAATCTCCGAAACACCCGTGACCTGTCAGTACCTCCGTGGTCCTGAAATCCAGGGTGCGCGGGCCCCAACCCAGCCATTCCTCCACGTTAGGTATCCAATCGTGGGTCCGCCTTCCGTGTTTCCCCGAGTCCCATTTATCCTGCCATCGTTTTATGGAAGCCCTCCGCTCCCTGGTCTTGATGGCCCTAATCCTGGCTGCCTGGTCTTCGTCGAACTTATCGAGGTCCTTGGTCTGTTCATAGACCCTCCTTCTCTCATCGGCGAGTATTTCCAAGGGGAGGACACCCCCAAGAACGCATAATGCGTCCACTGAGACCGTTCTGTACGCCCTGGTCAGCCTTGTTAAAATCACCTTTTGAACCTTGTTCAGGCGTCTATTGTTCATCCCCTTGTAGGTCGCTAGGGCCCAAACGGGGGAGGCATACATAATGAGTGACTCAACCACTCTATAATAGAGCAGCCTAGTCTCGTAGCCACACCCCCTGGTGTTGGGGAGGATCCTGGCCAGAACGCCCGCCATCCTCGTCGCCCTGTCGCACGCATCCTCTAGATGAGCCTTAAACCTGCGATTCCCTTCAATGCACAGGCCAAGGTATCTGACCTGCTTACTGGCCGACAGTATATTTCCCCCGAAAGGGATTTCCGTGACGGCGGTATGCTTTTGGCCCGTGAGGTGTATCAACTCCGATTTGTGAGCCGCTAATTCCAGTCCATTACGGGCATACCACTCTCCGATTCTTTTTAAGGTCTCCGTGGTTAATTTAATCACCCTGTCTGCGGTGGGAGCACTCGTCAGCAGGGCCACGTCATCGACGAACCCCAGCATGGCACAATTCCTAGGTAGGGGCGTCCTGAGCAGCCTGTCATATTGGATGTTCCACAGGAATGGACCCAGGGCAGATCCCTGTGGAACACCCGCGTATACCTCGAAGTCCTTGGTCTCGCCCTCACAGCAGGCCACGACAAAACGATCCATCAGGTAGTTACGGATGAGACCTACCAGATTACTGGGGATCTCTCGCTCCTGCATCGCCGACATGATTACCCTCCACCTGACGGTGTTAAATGCGTTCCGGACATCAAGGGCCACCATGACACAATGGTGCCTCCGTCTCTTGGCGCCATCCCAGAATCCAAAGAGGTCTCTCATGGCATCCACTGTGCATCTGCCCCTACGAACCCGTACTGGTTCTTGGCGAAGGTAACTCGAGGCGTCAACTCCGCTTTGACGCAGTACTCGAAAACCTTCGCCAGGTTAGACAGAATGCACAGCGGCCTCCATGCTTGCTTGCCGTCGGGACCCGGCTTCTTCGGGATCAGAACTAGGCGTCCCCTTTTCCAGGCTCGGGGGAAGTACCCCAATTCGAGGCACCTGTTGAAGACATGCGTCAAGTGTTCAACTGCATACCCCCCCCAAAGCCCAAACCACAGGCGACGTAATCCCGTCGGGTCCGGTCGCCTTCTTCTTGACCTTCTTGATGGCCGCCCTCACCTTCTCACAGTTGAGAGTGGCGACTACGTCCTCATTCGACCCCGATGAACCGACAACCATCGTAGAGCCGGGGCGGTTATCTTCCTCGGGGACCGTGACAAAGAGATTCTTAATGACCTCGTCCAAGTCATTTCGTCCGATCTTTGTGAGGGGAGGTTTTCTGTTGATGCTGCCGAGCACCCATCTGTATGGCTTGCCCCATACATCAGCCCCGACCCCATCAATCATTTTGCCCCACGCAACCCTTTTTGCCTTGATAATCAATCTCTTCAGGTCACCCCGAAGCGCCTTGTACGCCGCCAATCTAATTTCTACTGCCGTAGTTCGTCTGGTCGTCCTTGCCCTCTGGAGTCGTCTTCTGGCAGCCACTACCAACTTCCTTGCCGTGGCAATCTCCTCGCTCCACCACCAGACCGGCCGTTTGTGAATGATGGTAGGATGGTCATTCACGAAGGATGCCCCCACAAGATCACCTATGAGTTCCACGTAGGCGTCGATGTCATCCCTCGTGGCCACCAACATAGGGCTAGCGAGTTCCGAAGCCCGATCGTACTCCTTCTTGAGTCGATTCAAATCTATCCTCTTGTTGGCCCGATAATCAGTCTCGTTCACCTGGGTAGTCGTTGCCCCGAACTCGTGggtcaaataaaaatggtcaGAAGCAGAGTCAAAGTCGAGGATCTTGCTACCTCTCCACTGAGCCAGGGTGAGCCTGCCGCTAAGTGCAATGTCGATCAGCGAGTATCTTCCGTTTCTCTCGAAAGAGTACTCCCCCTCGCTGATCAACGGGACAAGCCCACAACTTCCGGCCAGCTCCAAGGCCGCAAGACCCCTTTTGTCACTTCTGGTCGAACCCCACGCCGGAGACTTAGCATTAAAGTCGCCCATTACGAGGGTCCGATCAAGGTCACACTCCATTAGGAGCTCTTGCAACTCATCCAGCCTCTCCTCGTAGGTACAGAAGGGAATGTTGGGGGAGTAGTAGCAGCTCACGACGTAGGTGTCGTCAAGTTCCACAGCCACCGCTCCATCCTTGCATCCCACCGCCCTGATCTTCTTAACGGCTCTGGCCCCTCGCTCAGTGACCCACACCGCGGCCTTCCCCAGAGGATCAATGTGCCAGGTGGGGAGGGTCTTCCATGGTTCGGAGATAACAACCACTTCCGCCCCCATCTCAACAGCCGTCTGCGACATAAGCTCCTGAACCATCCTGCACCCATTTAAGTTAATTTGGAGGATTCTCCATCGTCGTCGTACGCTCCCAGGTGGATGAGCCGTTCTACCCCGGCTTTTGCAGGACTGGCATTAGCCGCGTGACATGCTGTCGTGTCCCTGCACTTTCCGATGGTTTGCGGTTGCGCGCCAGGCACTCCTCCAGACCCTCGATCAACTCTTCCATCTTTGGTAGGCCGCTTTTTATATGCCTATTGGCGTTAGGCTGTTTCTTTACGGCTGCCATCATAGTAGCCACTAAGATCTTTATGGCCTTGATTTTGGTCGCCGCTGTCGTCTCTCGCAGGTCTCTCGGCTCCTCCCTTCCAGGAGACGGTTCGCTCGCCCTGGAGCTTTTCGCACCCTGCGTCTTCTCGTTCGCTGGTTCCTGGACGATCGCCGCATTGGTGGCCGCTTCCTCTGCAGCGAATTGCCTTTTTCCCGCACGAGACGGACTACGCGCCAGGCTCCGCCTAGGTGTAAAGGCAGCCGCTTCTTCGCTTGTTGCCATGAAAGCTGCAGGAGCCAAGTGGTCCACTCCTGCAGCACTGCGGTTGTTGGATAACGACGCCTGGGGGCCCGCTTTTGCACCCTCACGAGACGCCGGTACTGGGGATCCGACCCCCTGCAGCGTAGACTTCTTCTCCTTACGTAAGAATTTCTCCATCTTCGGTTTA
This region of Augochlora pura isolate Apur16 unplaced genomic scaffold, APUR_v2.2.1 APUR_unplaced_1613, whole genome shotgun sequence genomic DNA includes:
- the LOC144477508 gene encoding uncharacterized protein LOC144477508, encoding MVQELMSQTAVEMGAEVVVISEPWKTLPTWHIDPLGKAAVWVTERGARAVKKIRAVGCKDGAVAVELDDTYVVSCYYSPNIPFCTYEERLDELQELLMECDLDRTLVMGDFNAKSPAWGSTRSDKRGLAALELAGSCGLVPLISEGEYSFERNGRYSLIDIALSGRLTLAQWRGSKILDFDSASDHFYLTHEFGATTTQVNETDYRANKRIDLNRLKKEYDRASELASPMLVATRDDIDAYVELIGDLVGASFVNDHPTIIHKRPVWWWSEEIATARKLVVAARRRLQRARTTRRTTAVEIRLAAYKALRGDLKRLIIKAKRVAWGKMIDGVGADVWGKPYRWVLGSINRKPPLTKIGRNDLDEVIKNLFVTVPEEDNRPGSTMVVGSSGSNEDVVATLNCEKVRAAIKKVKKKATGPDGITCLELGYFPRAWKRGRLVLIPKKPGPDGKQAWRPLCILSNLAKVFEYCVKAELTPRVTFAKNQYGFVGADAQWMP